In Trichocoleus desertorum NBK24, the following are encoded in one genomic region:
- a CDS encoding GNAT family N-acetyltransferase, with translation MQLQRFQDAKQFYQRSQDYLLSHEAHNSLLFAIASMLLHHPDRYPFPPYLAIVEDEDQVVAVAMRTPPRKLVLSKMADLQAAELIAQDVLQHQKSLPGVLSLVAEAQAFVSAWEALTQQPHKVALDLRVHQLQSVQPVTKAAGYLRQATERDRDLLVQWNHDFMLEAFGALEEDPEKMAERQIHRGVAYLWQDQVPVSMACARPSTPKGATIGPVYTPSEYRGKGYATACVAALSQQLLDQGCHSCFLFTDLANPTSNHIYQKIGYRPVTDWRDYSFENLA, from the coding sequence ATGCAACTCCAACGGTTTCAGGATGCCAAGCAATTTTATCAGCGGAGCCAAGACTATTTGCTCAGCCATGAAGCGCATAACAGCTTGTTATTTGCCATTGCTAGCATGTTGCTGCATCATCCTGATCGCTATCCGTTTCCGCCCTACTTGGCAATAGTAGAAGATGAGGATCAGGTGGTAGCTGTAGCGATGCGGACACCTCCACGCAAATTGGTGTTGTCTAAAATGGCTGATTTGCAAGCTGCTGAGCTGATTGCTCAAGACGTTTTGCAGCACCAAAAGTCTTTACCCGGAGTGTTGAGCTTAGTGGCAGAGGCGCAAGCTTTTGTCTCTGCCTGGGAGGCTTTGACGCAGCAACCTCACAAAGTCGCTCTCGATCTCCGTGTGCATCAACTCCAATCAGTGCAACCTGTCACTAAAGCAGCAGGCTATCTACGGCAAGCCACAGAGAGAGATCGCGATCTCTTGGTGCAATGGAACCATGATTTCATGTTGGAAGCGTTTGGAGCCTTGGAGGAAGACCCCGAGAAAATGGCAGAACGCCAAATTCACCGAGGCGTAGCTTATCTCTGGCAAGATCAAGTCCCTGTCTCTATGGCCTGTGCTCGTCCTTCAACTCCAAAGGGCGCGACGATTGGCCCTGTTTACACCCCGTCTGAATATCGTGGAAAAGGATATGCAACTGCTTGTGTCGCTGCCTTAAGCCAGCAATTGCTTGACCAAGGATGTCACTCTTGTTTCTTGTTCACAGACTTAGCCAATCCCACCTCTAATCATATTTATCAGAAGATCGGCTATCGACCTGTGACAGACTGGCGAGACTACTCCTTTGAGAACCTTGCTTAG
- a CDS encoding Calvin cycle protein CP12: MSDIQKQIEQERDQARAVCDTSGSNSGECAAAWDAVEELQAEASHQRQSKQKNSLEQFCDDNPDAAECRVYDN, encoded by the coding sequence ATGAGCGATATTCAAAAGCAAATCGAACAAGAACGGGACCAAGCGCGTGCCGTTTGTGACACCAGCGGTAGCAATTCCGGCGAATGTGCTGCTGCTTGGGATGCGGTTGAAGAACTCCAAGCTGAAGCATCGCATCAACGTCAATCAAAGCAGAAGAACTCTTTGGAACAGTTTTGCGACGATAATCCAGATGCCGCTGAGTGCCGAGTCTACGATAACTAG
- a CDS encoding sorbosone dehydrogenase family protein — protein MPVPQLVSLAPARWFSLTLLLTATGCSQVGTQLNSPLAAQSPTTPAPALPKPSTAQAQPPKNLVSTETLSPTPIRLTVADLPQPYATNSASKSPDVVPAPDNPVLRVPPGFTVNVFAEGLDRPRWLALTPNGEVLVTETRQNRIRLLRDSNGDGVADVKKTFAIPSNGLFLPLGMAFTQDAFFVGNTNAVLRFPYQPGQDQLTGRGQQIAQLPGEGYNQHWTRNVVVSPDQQKLYVSVGSESNADTEPLPRASVQVMNLDGSNQQTFAYGLRNPVGLDFHPGTKALHATVNERDGLGDDLVPDYLAQVQSGEFYGWPYTYLAPNLLDPRHAKNGKSDRPELASQTRTPDVLFQAHSAALGLQFYDGNTFPQKYRNGAFVAFRGSWNRNQGTGYKVVFVPFNAEGRAEGYYEDFLTGFLLDPNGPTTWGRPVGLLVLSDGSLLVTEEANGRIYRIQHQGM, from the coding sequence ATGCCTGTGCCTCAGCTTGTGTCCCTAGCTCCTGCTCGTTGGTTCTCACTGACACTCCTCCTCACTGCCACAGGTTGTAGCCAGGTGGGTACGCAGCTCAACTCACCCCTAGCGGCCCAGAGTCCCACGACCCCCGCTCCAGCTTTGCCAAAGCCATCAACGGCGCAAGCTCAGCCTCCCAAGAATTTAGTCTCTACAGAAACGCTCTCGCCCACCCCGATTCGCTTAACAGTGGCAGATTTGCCCCAGCCCTACGCCACCAACAGCGCTTCTAAAAGCCCAGATGTCGTTCCCGCTCCCGATAATCCAGTGCTGCGCGTTCCTCCAGGCTTCACGGTGAATGTGTTTGCTGAGGGACTCGATAGACCCCGGTGGCTGGCGCTGACCCCCAATGGAGAGGTGCTGGTGACTGAGACTCGGCAAAACCGCATTCGCTTGCTCCGTGACAGTAATGGGGATGGGGTGGCTGATGTCAAAAAAACTTTTGCCATACCCAGCAATGGCTTGTTTTTGCCACTGGGTATGGCCTTTACTCAAGACGCTTTCTTTGTGGGTAACACCAATGCGGTTCTGCGGTTTCCTTATCAACCGGGTCAAGATCAACTCACAGGTCGAGGTCAACAAATTGCCCAACTACCCGGAGAAGGCTACAACCAACATTGGACGCGCAATGTCGTCGTATCTCCCGATCAACAAAAGCTTTATGTCTCTGTAGGTTCGGAGAGCAATGCGGACACGGAGCCGCTTCCTCGTGCTTCTGTGCAGGTGATGAATTTAGACGGCTCGAATCAACAAACTTTTGCTTATGGCCTTAGAAATCCTGTAGGACTGGATTTTCACCCAGGGACAAAGGCGTTGCATGCCACGGTAAACGAGCGAGATGGGCTAGGGGACGATTTAGTGCCCGACTATCTCGCGCAAGTGCAATCAGGAGAATTTTATGGTTGGCCCTATACTTACCTTGCTCCAAATTTGCTTGATCCCCGTCATGCCAAAAATGGGAAAAGCGATCGCCCAGAATTAGCCTCTCAAACTCGTACGCCGGATGTGCTATTTCAAGCTCACTCTGCTGCTTTGGGTTTGCAGTTTTACGACGGCAACACGTTTCCTCAGAAATATCGCAATGGGGCTTTTGTAGCGTTTCGGGGTTCTTGGAACCGTAATCAAGGCACAGGCTACAAAGTTGTGTTTGTTCCCTTCAATGCCGAGGGCCGTGCTGAAGGGTATTACGAAGACTTTTTAACCGGATTCCTTCTAGATCCAAATGGGCCTACCACTTGGGGGCGGCCTGTCGGTCTGTTGGTGCTATCGGATGGCAGCTTGCTAGTCACCGAAGAAGCCAATGGTAGAATCTACCGCATTCAACACCAAGGCATGTAA
- a CDS encoding cupin domain-containing protein codes for MSTTRIFPSSQFLQPTEDEPIRSVVTESKDAVVVAWYIKPGQTILPHIHPNGQDTWTVLSGKGEYYLDQVGSTKPIVAGDVVVAHLGCVHGVFNNGEEPLVFVSVVSPADAGYHLVSLEDV; via the coding sequence ATGAGTACGACTAGGATATTTCCCAGTTCTCAATTTCTTCAGCCGACAGAGGACGAACCTATTCGCTCGGTCGTCACGGAATCTAAGGATGCTGTTGTCGTTGCTTGGTACATCAAACCAGGACAGACCATCCTCCCCCATATCCATCCCAACGGACAGGATACCTGGACTGTTTTGAGCGGTAAGGGAGAATATTATCTAGATCAAGTAGGCTCTACAAAACCTATTGTTGCGGGAGATGTAGTAGTCGCTCATTTAGGATGTGTGCACGGAGTATTCAACAACGGTGAGGAGCCATTAGTTTTTGTTTCAGTCGTGTCGCCAGCCGATGCGGGATATCACCTTGTCTCCTTAGAAGATGTTTAG
- a CDS encoding RNA 2'-phosphotransferase yields the protein MSSCTSSSNNQRLMNSDRLVKVSKYLSKHLRHQPERLSLTLGAGGWVVVEELLAACAQHQFPINREELEAVVATSDKKRFSFDSTGELIRANQGHSVEVDLQLEPQVPPDVLYHGTGDRAVEMILQSGLNKMSRHHVHLSQEMETARKVGKRHGRPVVFAIDAKAMHQAGYLFFCSENGVWLVDHIPSEYLTVL from the coding sequence ATGAGTTCGTGCACAAGTTCGTCTAATAATCAACGTCTAATGAACAGCGATCGCCTAGTCAAAGTCAGCAAATATCTGAGTAAACATCTCCGTCATCAACCAGAACGCCTAAGTCTGACGCTGGGTGCGGGTGGTTGGGTTGTAGTTGAAGAGCTACTTGCAGCCTGCGCTCAGCATCAGTTCCCGATCAATCGTGAGGAACTGGAGGCAGTTGTAGCGACGAGTGATAAAAAGCGCTTTTCTTTTGATTCCACAGGTGAGTTGATCCGAGCGAATCAAGGTCATAGCGTAGAAGTCGATTTACAACTAGAACCGCAGGTGCCACCAGATGTTCTGTATCACGGAACAGGCGATCGCGCTGTGGAAATGATTTTGCAATCGGGTTTGAATAAGATGTCGCGACATCACGTTCACCTTTCTCAAGAGATGGAGACAGCGCGCAAAGTTGGTAAGAGACACGGTCGTCCGGTGGTATTTGCGATCGATGCTAAGGCAATGCACCAAGCAGGTTATCTCTTTTTCTGTTCGGAAAATGGCGTTTGGCTCGTGGATCATATTCCATCGGAATATTTAACAGTTTTGTAG
- a CDS encoding ADP-ribosylation/crystallin J1, translating to MLLYRPVGLKELELIAQSGFKAFPPRLPEQPIFYPVLNFEYAEKIARDWNTKSNSFAGFVTQFEVGDAYVQQLEVQVVGSAICQELWVPAEELAEFNRHIIEQIQISAAFYGEKFQGELDAATNMPKGIPLSAIAPR from the coding sequence ATGTTGCTCTATCGTCCCGTGGGACTCAAAGAACTGGAACTAATTGCTCAGTCAGGCTTCAAGGCATTTCCGCCTCGACTGCCAGAACAACCCATTTTTTATCCAGTGCTCAACTTTGAGTATGCAGAGAAGATTGCACGCGATTGGAATACCAAGAGCAATAGCTTTGCGGGCTTTGTAACTCAATTTGAAGTTGGGGATGCCTACGTGCAGCAGCTTGAAGTGCAGGTCGTGGGTAGCGCAATCTGCCAGGAGTTGTGGGTGCCAGCGGAGGAACTCGCAGAGTTCAACCGTCACATCATCGAGCAAATTCAAATCTCTGCCGCTTTTTATGGCGAGAAGTTTCAGGGTGAGTTAGATGCTGCAACTAATATGCCGAAAGGAATTCCCCTCAGCGCGATCGCCCCTCGATGA
- a CDS encoding TIGR02281 family clan AA aspartic protease encodes MLRFFCLTAVLAAALSPLLPRFSTAAIAQELDGCYMLNPAGRAIDLSKLCGNASGSAPSPNGTLATFTKTNPLPPGQVFQTRILRREAGTPIIGVTFNGNQTFEMIVDTGASGTVVTQRMAAMLRLVPVAKLKFDTASAKGIELPLGKIHTMEVNGATAQGLLVAIAGPQLETGLLGHDFFGKYDITIKQDVVEFRVR; translated from the coding sequence ATGCTGAGATTCTTCTGTCTAACTGCTGTATTGGCTGCTGCTCTGTCGCCGTTGTTACCCCGTTTCTCAACTGCTGCGATCGCTCAGGAGTTAGATGGTTGTTACATGCTTAACCCTGCTGGCCGAGCGATCGATCTGTCCAAGCTTTGTGGAAATGCTTCTGGCAGCGCTCCATCTCCTAACGGCACTCTAGCCACCTTTACCAAAACGAACCCTTTACCTCCAGGGCAAGTTTTTCAGACCAGAATTTTGCGGCGCGAGGCTGGCACCCCCATCATTGGCGTTACCTTTAATGGCAACCAAACCTTTGAAATGATTGTAGACACGGGCGCTAGCGGTACAGTCGTTACCCAGCGCATGGCTGCGATGTTGCGATTGGTTCCAGTTGCCAAATTAAAGTTCGATACTGCCAGTGCTAAAGGCATTGAGTTACCGTTGGGTAAGATTCACACGATGGAAGTCAACGGTGCGACTGCTCAAGGGCTGCTAGTGGCGATCGCTGGCCCTCAGCTAGAAACAGGTTTGCTCGGTCACGACTTCTTCGGCAAGTACGACATCACCATCAAGCAAGACGTAGTTGAGTTTCGAGTCCGCTAG
- a CDS encoding IS4 family transposase yields MLPLFYQAHLQQCLSPRHYLLVNLLVLLLQWHKQVRLERLATTLPLPIQFEGRRRCLQRLFSSPQLHIDTPWLPLVGYLLSCQFRVGQTLYLVLDRTQWQGVNVLMASVIYRGRALPLYWQFLSHSGSSGLAQQQAVLRPLSALLKPYQVVVLGDREFCSVHLAQWLGQEQLSFCLRLRCNEYVQDETGLVEQLQHLGLKPGQSRFFEQVRVTKQGGLGLFNVACYWKRAYRGHCEKSAWFLLTNLPSLGAAVTAYQHRMGIEAFFRDYKSGGYQVESTRLNPQRLSGLFVLLALAYTSAVIQGHEVRTQGLASYICRAKEGRRMRRRHSDFWIGLYAQAWLEGMDLATDWVESWMQLSGNKQPYLQRGLDAASRLQSLF; encoded by the coding sequence ATGCTGCCTCTATTCTACCAAGCTCACCTCCAACAGTGCCTCAGTCCTCGCCATTACTTACTTGTGAATCTGCTGGTGTTGCTATTGCAATGGCATAAACAAGTGCGCCTCGAAAGACTTGCGACCACCTTGCCTCTACCGATTCAATTCGAGGGTCGTCGCCGCTGTTTGCAACGCTTGTTTTCGAGCCCTCAGTTGCACATTGATACCCCCTGGTTGCCCTTAGTCGGCTACTTGCTATCTTGCCAATTCCGAGTCGGACAAACTCTTTACTTGGTCCTCGACCGCACGCAGTGGCAAGGGGTGAATGTGCTGATGGCGAGTGTGATTTATCGAGGGCGGGCTCTGCCCTTGTACTGGCAGTTCTTGTCGCATTCTGGAAGTTCGGGCTTAGCGCAACAACAAGCGGTTTTGCGCCCACTTTCAGCGCTACTCAAGCCTTATCAAGTCGTGGTCTTAGGGGACCGGGAATTCTGCTCGGTGCATCTAGCGCAATGGTTGGGCCAAGAACAGCTCAGCTTCTGTTTACGCTTACGCTGTAACGAGTACGTTCAAGATGAAACGGGTTTGGTTGAGCAACTCCAACACCTGGGATTAAAACCCGGTCAATCGCGCTTTTTCGAGCAGGTGAGGGTGACGAAACAAGGGGGTCTGGGATTGTTTAATGTGGCTTGCTATTGGAAACGAGCATATCGAGGCCATTGCGAGAAAAGTGCTTGGTTTCTCTTAACCAATCTGCCCTCTTTAGGTGCTGCTGTGACGGCTTATCAACATCGCATGGGCATCGAAGCTTTCTTTCGTGACTACAAAAGTGGAGGGTATCAAGTCGAATCCACTCGTCTCAATCCTCAGCGCTTATCAGGTTTATTTGTTCTCTTAGCCCTTGCTTATACCAGTGCAGTCATTCAAGGCCATGAAGTTCGCACTCAAGGCTTAGCTAGCTATATTTGTCGAGCCAAAGAAGGACGAAGAATGCGTCGCAGACATAGCGATTTTTGGATAGGTTTGTATGCTCAAGCTTGGTTGGAAGGGATGGACTTAGCCACCGATTGGGTAGAGTCTTGGATGCAGCTTAGTGGCAATAAGCAACCCTATCTTCAGCGAGGACTAGACGCTGCTTCCCGCCTCCAGTCCTTGTTCTAG
- a CDS encoding GIY-YIG nuclease family protein — protein MESEKNVPLEDQNVPVAHQGLHGFLYSSDDEHGSNSSSLPMVSEEAEVVPAENWRLLTHRVKVAGVYAILDADRQTQYIGYSRDVQQSLEGHIAQHGVETCAFIRVQTFKFPTRQAMEALQDEWIAALEQAPPGNQAEGGTWAKTIGEVAQASMSAAERQAYEEKKLKLRKAMADNTLSYELEAQEIPNESEAERRQKLKAAVENDDWSGVVES, from the coding sequence GTGGAATCCGAAAAAAACGTCCCCCTTGAAGACCAGAATGTTCCAGTCGCTCACCAAGGACTACATGGTTTTCTCTATAGTTCTGATGATGAGCATGGCTCAAACTCTTCATCTCTGCCAATGGTGAGTGAAGAGGCTGAAGTAGTTCCAGCTGAAAATTGGCGATTGCTGACCCACAGGGTTAAGGTGGCAGGAGTCTACGCCATTTTAGATGCTGATCGCCAGACCCAGTACATCGGCTACTCTCGTGATGTGCAGCAGTCACTAGAAGGGCACATTGCCCAGCATGGGGTGGAAACCTGTGCTTTTATCCGAGTTCAGACGTTTAAGTTTCCGACGCGGCAGGCAATGGAAGCGCTGCAAGATGAGTGGATTGCCGCACTGGAGCAAGCTCCGCCTGGGAATCAAGCGGAAGGGGGAACTTGGGCGAAAACAATTGGCGAAGTGGCTCAAGCCAGCATGTCAGCGGCAGAGCGTCAGGCTTACGAAGAGAAAAAGCTAAAGTTACGCAAGGCGATGGCGGATAATACTCTCAGCTATGAATTAGAGGCGCAGGAGATACCGAATGAGTCAGAAGCTGAGCGTCGGCAGAAATTAAAAGCAGCAGTTGAGAATGATGATTGGAGTGGTGTGGTTGAGTCTTAA
- the abc-f gene encoding ribosomal protection-like ABC-F family protein: MESRVLLRAESLSYDLTADRTLFQGIDVTIQAGNRIALIGPNGVGKSTLLQLLAGLLQPSSGSVYQKDSIYYLPQISTLPVEQKQQTVLEWLSSICDDWWAIADILEAKLATVIDLSLPVTNLSGGELTKLFLAVGLAQEPRILLLDEPTNHMDLAALETLKQFLCQLSGAFVIVSHKPFFLDQVANTTWELTPTGLHVFGGNFSFYKKQKAIALENAERSHEVAKKELKRAKEAALKEQQRAARSQREGRLQAFDNSMGKAAKRYFANRASATAGTAAKKHDTALAQAQQKLAETKIRTTKATLIHLEEKQRKVRNLIDIQGADLRVGDRTLIQNIQLHVKTGDRITILGVNGSGKSSLVKATLGFPGTGVVLEAGEVRLAPDLQVVYLDQTYSVVNRQKTILENMQAANPQLSYQLLRQQLGHFLFFNETAYQSAAGLSGGELARLAIAMISISEVDLLILDEPTNNLDTVTMEPMIAALNQYQGALWVISHDLDFLRQIGITQALRVSNQTLQPTVSLPSDLDNFYQELLA; encoded by the coding sequence ATGGAATCTAGAGTTCTCTTGCGCGCAGAAAGCCTTAGTTACGACCTAACGGCAGACAGGACGTTATTTCAGGGAATTGACGTTACCATTCAAGCGGGCAATCGCATTGCGCTCATTGGCCCCAATGGTGTTGGAAAGTCTACGTTATTACAGCTTTTAGCAGGACTGCTGCAACCTAGTTCTGGCTCTGTTTACCAAAAAGACAGCATCTACTATTTACCGCAAATCAGCACGTTACCTGTAGAGCAAAAACAGCAGACAGTACTGGAATGGCTCAGCTCGATCTGTGATGACTGGTGGGCGATCGCTGACATTCTCGAAGCCAAATTAGCAACAGTCATAGATCTCTCCCTTCCAGTTACTAATTTGAGTGGAGGTGAGCTGACAAAGCTATTTTTAGCAGTTGGTTTGGCGCAAGAGCCACGTATCTTATTGCTGGATGAGCCAACCAATCACATGGATCTAGCAGCCCTGGAGACGCTCAAACAGTTTCTCTGCCAGCTTTCTGGTGCTTTTGTGATTGTCTCTCATAAACCTTTCTTCTTAGATCAAGTTGCTAATACGACTTGGGAGTTGACCCCAACAGGTCTTCACGTGTTTGGAGGTAACTTCTCGTTTTACAAAAAACAAAAAGCGATCGCTTTGGAGAATGCGGAGCGTTCCCATGAGGTGGCTAAAAAAGAACTGAAACGGGCCAAGGAAGCAGCGCTCAAAGAACAACAACGAGCGGCGCGATCGCAACGAGAGGGTCGATTACAAGCCTTTGACAACAGCATGGGCAAAGCGGCTAAACGCTACTTCGCCAACCGAGCCTCGGCGACCGCCGGAACAGCAGCCAAAAAGCATGATACAGCGCTAGCTCAAGCTCAGCAAAAGCTGGCAGAAACTAAAATCAGAACTACGAAAGCTACATTAATTCATTTGGAGGAGAAGCAACGCAAAGTTAGAAATTTGATTGATATCCAGGGCGCTGATCTGAGAGTGGGCGATCGCACGTTGATCCAAAACATTCAACTGCATGTCAAAACAGGCGATCGGATCACTATTTTGGGAGTCAATGGTTCTGGTAAATCGAGTTTAGTGAAAGCGACTTTGGGGTTTCCAGGAACAGGAGTTGTTCTAGAAGCAGGAGAAGTGCGGCTAGCTCCAGACCTGCAAGTGGTTTATCTGGATCAAACTTACAGTGTGGTCAATCGCCAGAAGACCATTCTAGAGAATATGCAAGCAGCTAATCCCCAATTGAGTTACCAATTGCTCCGCCAACAACTAGGACATTTTCTCTTTTTTAACGAGACAGCGTATCAATCTGCGGCTGGGTTGAGTGGCGGAGAATTGGCGCGACTGGCGATCGCGATGATTAGTATCTCAGAAGTAGATTTATTGATTTTAGATGAACCCACCAACAATCTAGATACTGTCACTATGGAGCCAATGATTGCAGCGCTCAATCAATATCAGGGTGCTCTGTGGGTAATCTCTCACGACCTCGATTTTCTTAGGCAAATCGGGATTACTCAAGCTCTGCGAGTAAGTAACCAGACCTTACAACCTACTGTCTCTCTCCCTAGCGATCTAGATAATTTCTATCAGGAATTACTGGCTTAG
- a CDS encoding iron uptake porin, protein MTHSSWISYLASPVVLAAIFLGSVRAANAAELAIQPENSHPPELSNLNLVDPAIASTSTSASADLISANPNSAESMSQVTSVSQLSDVQPTDWAFQALQSLVERYGCIAGYPDGTYRGNRALTRYEFAAGVNACLDRINELIEAGTRDLVTKEDLNTLQRLQEEFSAELATLRGRVDALEARTAELEANQFSTTTKLTGEAIFAVSDVFGDNVEAETILTDRVRLNLLTSFTGRDRLRTRLQAGNPDNSFASEIRTNEGRFTYDGTIGNDFAIDILDYRFPLGDKTYVNLFANGALHHHYADTVNPYFEGFGGGNGALSRFGERNAIYRIGGNAAGIGINHTFGQALKLDLGYLANEASNPTAGDGLFNGNYSALAQLVLQPFDKLKLGLTYIHAYNGEDTRFNFGGTGTNLANLPWTAGGFGFTPVSSNSYGVEASFQVSPKLAVGGWFGLTNARLIGLGDSKILNYAVTLALPDLGKKGNLAGIIVGAEPYLTDIDVPGTSEVNEDVPLHVEGFYKYQLTDNISVTPGVIWLTAPNQNNNNSDVVIGTVRTTFTFLRG, encoded by the coding sequence ATGACTCATTCTTCTTGGATTTCTTACCTAGCAAGTCCAGTGGTTTTGGCTGCAATATTTCTAGGTTCTGTCAGGGCTGCTAATGCGGCAGAGCTAGCAATTCAACCAGAGAATTCTCACCCTCCGGAATTAAGTAATCTCAATCTGGTTGATCCAGCGATCGCCTCTACCTCTACCTCTGCCTCTGCTGATCTAATCTCAGCTAATCCGAACTCAGCCGAGTCGATGAGTCAGGTCACTTCTGTCTCGCAGTTATCAGATGTCCAGCCTACAGACTGGGCTTTTCAAGCATTGCAATCTTTGGTAGAGCGTTACGGTTGTATTGCGGGCTATCCTGATGGCACCTATCGGGGCAATCGGGCCTTGACTCGATATGAATTTGCCGCTGGGGTTAATGCTTGCTTAGACCGTATTAACGAATTAATTGAAGCAGGCACTAGAGATTTAGTCACCAAAGAAGACCTCAATACCCTACAACGGCTCCAAGAAGAGTTTTCTGCCGAACTAGCCACGCTCAGAGGGCGAGTCGATGCCTTAGAAGCAAGAACGGCTGAATTAGAAGCTAACCAGTTCTCCACCACAACCAAACTAACCGGAGAAGCTATTTTTGCAGTCTCCGATGTCTTTGGCGATAACGTAGAAGCCGAAACCATCCTCACCGATCGCGTGCGGCTCAATTTATTAACCAGCTTTACAGGTAGAGATCGACTAAGAACTCGCCTTCAAGCGGGAAATCCTGATAACTCTTTTGCAAGTGAAATCCGCACTAACGAAGGCCGTTTTACCTATGACGGCACCATTGGTAACGACTTTGCCATAGATATTCTTGACTATCGCTTTCCCTTGGGCGATAAGACTTACGTGAATCTTTTCGCTAATGGCGCTCTCCATCACCACTATGCCGATACCGTTAACCCTTACTTTGAGGGCTTTGGAGGCGGAAATGGTGCCTTATCGCGGTTTGGTGAGCGCAATGCCATCTACCGAATTGGTGGCAACGCTGCGGGGATTGGCATCAATCACACATTTGGCCAAGCCCTCAAATTGGATCTCGGTTACTTAGCAAATGAAGCTAGTAATCCGACTGCTGGAGATGGTCTGTTTAACGGGAATTATTCTGCCTTGGCCCAGTTGGTGCTCCAACCTTTTGACAAACTGAAGCTAGGTTTGACCTATATTCATGCCTATAACGGTGAAGATACACGTTTCAACTTTGGCGGCACAGGCACAAACTTGGCGAATCTCCCTTGGACGGCGGGTGGCTTTGGCTTTACCCCAGTTTCTAGCAACTCTTATGGGGTTGAGGCTTCTTTTCAAGTTAGCCCCAAATTAGCAGTTGGCGGCTGGTTTGGCCTCACGAATGCTCGTCTGATTGGTCTAGGGGATAGCAAAATTTTGAACTATGCTGTCACCCTGGCACTTCCCGACTTAGGCAAGAAGGGTAACTTAGCAGGCATTATTGTGGGTGCAGAGCCTTATCTGACTGATATTGATGTGCCGGGGACATCAGAAGTGAATGAAGATGTGCCATTACACGTTGAGGGCTTCTATAAATACCAACTCACGGACAATATCTCTGTAACCCCTGGTGTTATTTGGTTAACGGCTCCAAATCAGAACAACAATAACTCTGATGTAGTGATTGGCACAGTTCGAACTACCTTTACTTTCCTCAGGGGGTAA